ACCGTGTATTCATTAACGCCGTGGTACGATCCCAACAACGTGGATTCGAGCGGGGGGTAGAATGCGTCGACCGTCTTCGAGGCCTCGGCGTCGGCGTGCCCGATCGGCGTGCCACGGGCCATCGCTCCCCCGCACCGTTTACTGGGTGATTACTGTATATATACCGAGAGGAGCGGAGGAACAAATATAAATGCGCGTGATTTTTGTATGGTCGTAGAGTGACGGGACGACGGCCGAGCGAGTACGACGACGTGAACGACGACGCTTCGATCGGAGGACTGACCGCGGAGTTCGCCGACGTCGACGGGGTCCGAACGCGCTATTACGCCGAGGGCAGCGGCGACCCGCTCGTCCTCCTGCACGGCGGGACCTGGAGTGGGTTTGCCAGCGCGAACACGTGGGCGAGAAACGTCGAGCGTCTCGCGGAGCGGTTCCGCGTGATCGCTCCCGACCGCCTCGGGAACGGGATGACGGACAACCCCGCAAGCGCCGAGGCGTTCGTTTTCGACTCCGAGGTGACACACATGGAGTCGTTTCTCGAAACGCTCGGCGTCGAGTCGTATCACCTCTGTGGGCAATCACGCGGCGGCGGCCTCGCGGCCAGGTTAGCGGTCAGGTCCCCCGAATCGGTCGACACGCTCACGATCGTGAACAGCGCGACCCTGGCCCCCGAGGCGGCGGGCTACGAGCGCAGGCGGGAGCGACTCCACGCGGGGAAACCGGACGATCCGGATTCGGCGACGTACCTCGAGGACACGTTCCGGCACTTCGAGGAGACGCTGTCGTACTCGGCCGGTCACGTCACCGACGAGTACGTCCGCGCCGGAGCGTACATGCGGCGTCGGTCGAAGGCGATGGAAACCGCCGCGGTGCTCGGGTCGGATCCCACGGAACCGTACTGGCAGCGAGAGACCCCCGAGACGGATCGGTGGCACCGGTCGCTCCGCGAATCGATGTGGGAGACGAACCGCCGCATCGTCGTCGACGGCGCGTTGACGATGCCCACACTGCTGTATTGGGGCAGCGACGACCCGACGATGCCCCTCCGGAGCGGCACCGCGCTGTACGATATGATCGCCCAGCACGCCCCCGACGTCAGGCTGTACGCCGCGAACAACGCCGGCCACCACCCGTATCGAGAACACCCGACCGACTTCGAAGACGCCGTACGCACTTTCGTCGGGACGTTCGACCAGTAGCCATCGACAGGGCACATCCGACCGACGACGAGCCCCGGGCCGCCGGAGACGGGACGTCCCGGCGGCCGCCTGCCCCCCGACACGAGGTTCCGGTATCGGTCGGCTTTAGCGACGAGCGCTCCAAACAGGTGTATGCGAACAGTCGACGCCGCCGGATTGTCGATCGGCGACGAGCACCCGCCCCGGATCATGGGCGTGTTGAACGTCTCGAAGGAGTCACCCTACGACCCGAGCGTCTTCGATGACCCAGGGGAGGCGGCCGCCTACGTCGACGAGGAACTGATCGGCGAGGGGGCCGACGTCGTCGACGTCGGGCTCGAATCCGCCAACAAGCGCTTCGAGGTGCTGTCGGCCGAGGGCGAGCTGGACCGCCTCGAAACGGCCGTCGAGACGCTCGAATCGACGTCGGGCGACGCGGTCTGGTCGATCGAGACCCGCTATCACGAGGTCGCCGAAGCCGCCCTCGACGCCGGCTTCGAGATGGTCAACGACATCTGCGGGTTCGCCGACCCGGAGATGCCGGCGGTGTGTGCCGAATACGATGTCGCGGTCTCGAAGATGGCTTCGCCTCCGGACCTCGAACGCCCGGGGGCGATCGAGGACGTCGACGACATCTACGACGCCCTCGAACGGAACGGCTTCACCGACAAGACCATCGTCGACCCCGCCTTCGGCGGCTGGTCAGAGTCGAAGACGACCGAGGACGACCGGGAGACGTTCGACCGCCTTCGGGAGTTCCGCGGCCACGGGCGGCCGATTCTCGTCTCGATCAACCGGAAGAACTTCCTCCGGCAGGTCGCTGGCCGGGACACGGAGGGGGCGCTTCCGGTCTCGCTCGCGGCGACGTCGATGGCCGTCGAGCGCGGCGCCCACGTCGTCAGGACCCACGACGTCGCCGAGACGCGGGACGCGGCGCTCGTCGGCTACGAGTTCCGGCGGGAACGGGCCCGCGACCCCGACCGCGGCGTCGAGGTCCTCGACGTGACGACCGACCGGGAGTTCGGCCGCCACCTCGCCCGGATCGGGGCCGAGGACGACGACGGCGACCGCGACCCCTCGGTGAGCACCCACGTCGTCGAGGTCAGGCTTCCCGAGCCGTCGACGACGGCCCTCGCACGGGCCGGTCGTGCGGTCGGCCTCGGCGTCTACCTGGGCGAGGGGCTGCTCCTGGCGGGCACGGCCACCGAGTTCGAAGCCCTGATCGCCGAAATCGCGGGCGGACCCACGCCGGCCGTGGAAGCAGCAGGGAGCGCCTACGACGGGTTGGGAGGCGTCTGACGCGTGACAAACGGACGGCTTACGCTACAAGAAAGCTTATGCCAGATGCACTGGAATGACCGCTTGGAAGCCCGAAGGGCACATCCGGGTAGGGGTACCTTGGTGCGCTTCGGGCTCAGTCTTTATATACGGTAGTGGCAATGCAATACGCCGACTGGGCTCCCGTCTACGCCGCGGTACTGGACGACTTCGGCTACGACCGGGCCGGTGACGAACGCGCCCGGGACCTGCTCGGCGCGTTCGTCGCCGACGGCGACCCGCTCGACCCCGGCGAAATCGACCTCGGCGGCACGGTCGCGGTCTGTGGCGCGGGGCCGACACTCCCGGCGGAGTTGCCCCTCGCCAGGCAGGCCGACAGCGTGGTCGTCGCCTCGACGGCCGCCGACACCTGTCTCGACGCCGGGATCGCCGTCGACTGTATGGTGACCGACCTGGACAAGAACCCCGAAACGGCGCGGGAGCTAAGCCAGGAGGGCGTCCCCGTCGCCGCTCACGCCCACGGTGACAACCTCGAGGCGATCGAGCGCCACGTCCCGACGTTCGGCCTCGATTCCGTCCTTCCGACGACGCAGGCGGCCCCGAAACCCCCCGTGTGCAACCCCGGTGGGTTCACCGACGGCGACCGCGCGGCCTTTCTCGCCGAC
The genomic region above belongs to Natronomonas moolapensis 8.8.11 and contains:
- a CDS encoding 6-hydroxymethylpterin diphosphokinase MptE-like protein, with product MQYADWAPVYAAVLDDFGYDRAGDERARDLLGAFVADGDPLDPGEIDLGGTVAVCGAGPTLPAELPLARQADSVVVASTAADTCLDAGIAVDCMVTDLDKNPETARELSQEGVPVAAHAHGDNLEAIERHVPTFGLDSVLPTTQAAPKPPVCNPGGFTDGDRAAFLADACGADRLVFPGWDFDDPAVVPTKAKKLRWAERLLALLEERRGERFAVLDGRRDDIDRPWGDSP
- a CDS encoding alpha/beta fold hydrolase → MTGRRPSEYDDVNDDASIGGLTAEFADVDGVRTRYYAEGSGDPLVLLHGGTWSGFASANTWARNVERLAERFRVIAPDRLGNGMTDNPASAEAFVFDSEVTHMESFLETLGVESYHLCGQSRGGGLAARLAVRSPESVDTLTIVNSATLAPEAAGYERRRERLHAGKPDDPDSATYLEDTFRHFEETLSYSAGHVTDEYVRAGAYMRRRSKAMETAAVLGSDPTEPYWQRETPETDRWHRSLRESMWETNRRIVVDGALTMPTLLYWGSDDPTMPLRSGTALYDMIAQHAPDVRLYAANNAGHHPYREHPTDFEDAVRTFVGTFDQ
- a CDS encoding dihydropteroate synthase gives rise to the protein MRTVDAAGLSIGDEHPPRIMGVLNVSKESPYDPSVFDDPGEAAAYVDEELIGEGADVVDVGLESANKRFEVLSAEGELDRLETAVETLESTSGDAVWSIETRYHEVAEAALDAGFEMVNDICGFADPEMPAVCAEYDVAVSKMASPPDLERPGAIEDVDDIYDALERNGFTDKTIVDPAFGGWSESKTTEDDRETFDRLREFRGHGRPILVSINRKNFLRQVAGRDTEGALPVSLAATSMAVERGAHVVRTHDVAETRDAALVGYEFRRERARDPDRGVEVLDVTTDREFGRHLARIGAEDDDGDRDPSVSTHVVEVRLPEPSTTALARAGRAVGLGVYLGEGLLLAGTATEFEALIAEIAGGPTPAVEAAGSAYDGLGGV